The following coding sequences are from one Buchnera aphidicola (Periphyllus testudinaceus) window:
- the atpC gene encoding ATP synthase F1 subunit epsilon — MCFRLNIVSFKRSIFSKNVKSAKIKGIKGNFSIYPNHSPLLTFIRSGLISILNNKGNKEYIYVSKGIFEMKSKISNILVKYAFFLKDLNKNKLINKKNKIEENYKNIKDIKLDIKINKKYQNILKKIEFVKKINKFK, encoded by the coding sequence ATGTGTTTTCGTTTAAATATTGTAAGTTTTAAAAGAAGTATTTTTTCTAAAAATGTTAAGAGTGCTAAAATTAAAGGAATTAAAGGTAATTTTAGTATTTATCCTAATCATTCTCCATTATTAACTTTTATTAGATCTGGTTTAATTAGTATATTAAATAATAAAGGAAATAAAGAATATATTTATGTTTCAAAAGGAATTTTTGAAATGAAATCAAAAATTTCAAATATATTAGTTAAATATGCTTTTTTTTTAAAAGACTTAAATAAAAATAAATTAATTAATAAGAAAAATAAAATAGAAGAAAATTATAAAAATATTAAAGATATTAAATTAGATATAAAAATAAATAAAAAATATCAAAATATTTTGAAAAAAATAGAATTTGTTAAGAAAATAAACAAATTTAAATAA